The sequence TTGCACTAGCATTCATGTCTGGTGTAGTGTAAATTAGgtcctttttttaaataaagaaatcGATTTTAGATTTAACATAACTTCAAAAACTAGctcataaagaaaaaattataaaatttatattaaagaaaCGATTCAACCTTAAAAAACCACCGATGTAAAACTTTTTACGGTAACTTCCAGCAATTAAAGCAAGTGAAGGAAAAACAAgctttttcatattattttggctttttttttgttgcttgTAAGCCTGACATCAGTAAGGGGGgattttattatatgttttccttttcttgaaaataaataaataaataagagtaGAGGGTCCagtgataaataataaaatatttataatgtttttaatcTAAAACAAGGAgtaaacataattaaatgatCATTATCCTAGTATAATACTCCAATAATCCaactctatttttaaaaaaattgtatattttcaTCAACATCACATGTAGATGTAGTACAACGTTAACAAGAATAattctttgtttttgtctccatatattcataataattcaacttctatttaatttaatttaattattttttttgtctagaATTTGATTCCAATTTCCAGCTACTACAAAGCCAAGAATTCGAGATCCCAGATCATTTAATGATACATGATTGGGCTTTTACTGATACTCACTATATATTGTTCGGCAATCGCATCAAACTCGATATTCCCGGTAACTAATTATTCgattattatatcaaaaataaatatttcattttacttatttattcaCTAAAATTTTGCGTACGCCATCGTTGCAGGGTCAATGACAGCAGTATGTGGGCTTTCTCCAATGATATCAGCATTATCAGTAAATCCAAGCAAATCAACATCTCCAATTTATTTGCTGCCTAGATTTCCTAATAATAATGTAGAAAGAGATTGGAGAAAACCTATAGAAGCTCCTTCACAAATTTGGGTGTTACATGTTGGAAATGCCTTTGAAGAAATTGATGAACAAAATGGAAACCTAAACATACAAATTCAGGCTTCTGGTTGCTCTTACCAATGGTTCAATTTCCAAAAAATGTTTGGTAAGCAAGCACGAGTTTATGTCTTCTGCACTGTCAGTATATATAAACTAAAACGTTTTATAGTAGATGATTAAAActtaatttgtttcttttcctccatatatatttttcaggCTATGATTGGCAAAGTGGTAAACTTGATCCTTCCATGATGAACgtagaagaaggagaagaaaagcTATTGCCTCACTTAGTTCAGGTCTTCTTCCTAATGTTtagtttattaaaataaaatcataaaattattatttttaaaacaaaaaaaaaatttaaaagacgATTGGACTTAATCAATAcatataatcattttatttcatgtgACACATCATATATGATGATACATGAGaaactttttattcttttaagatGTTTCAGAATCGggtctttattattatttaatagtaGTGTCACGTGTAATGCGAATTTGTGATTATGGATATGCAGGTATGTATAAACTTAGATAAAAAAGGGAATTGCACAAAATGTTCAGTAAATGATCTAAATCCTAAATGGAACAAAGCAGCAGATTTTCCAGCGATGAATCCAGAATTTTCAGGCagaaaaaatagatatatatatgcAGCAACATGTACAGGTTCACGTCAAGCGCTACCACATTTTCCTTTTGACACAGTTGTGAAATTAAACGCGGTTGATAAATCAGTCCAAAAGTGGTCAGCTGGTAGAAGAAGATTCATTGGTGAACCTGTTTTTATTCCAAGAGGAACTAATAAAGAGGATGATGGATACCTTCTTGTGGTTGAAGTAAGTAATTATAACTTACATATACACATACACTAATAAAGTTTGCATAGTTTAATGTCTTTTAGCACCACCTGTGTTATTTTTCTACGAGTAATATTACTTTTAGTTACTTTTactttaagtaaaaataaaaatatttatacaatcaaGTTActcataacataattacaagTAAATATCTATTGGTAACAAAAAATAGTTACTAGTGTGTTATATATAATAAGTTTTAATGTAAACGACTTTTTAAACTAgtagtatatataatttaattaaatatgttatttttcgAGTGATATATATGATTGTGTAAGAAAAATTTAGGAGTTTATAAAGTTATATACATTTACAATGTGGTAAATTTTTATACTCTAGTGTCATCTTTACTTGTTATAGCAGACAATTCGTCCTAATTCAAAGATTGACAAATTAAACGTCACATTTAAAAgacattatttataattatatatataagaaaaatagtatTACTTCTATTCTTATGATTTTGTGTGTGAATATTTAATTTGCAGTATGCAGTGTCAACACAAAGGTGTTATCTTGTAATTTTGGATGCACAAAAAATTGGAGAGAAGAATGAAGTAGTTGCAAGACTTGAAGTCCCAAGACATTTGAATTTTCCTCTTGGTTTTCATGGCTTTTGGGCTCCTACCAACTCTAGCCTAGCCAATCTACAAAAAATTGAATCCAAGTGTAAAAACTCTTGGTCAATGATGAAGGATAACATGGTTAAACTTggacaatgaaaaaaaaaaagtaaataaataatattttcatatatgtagATGTTCATTAATAGCTTAATTATGCAAaagttttttagaaaatttaataaggttattttttgtaaaatagttCATTTTGTATACTAGAATCCACAAGAATTCCAACAATGTcaattcttttatttcaaatgtaagcatttttttagttgtataagctatgattatataattaatttattttgttattattattttaaattcttttaattttttataatacgTAATTATcgattatttataatttttctgtGTAATTTTTCCTTACCAATTACGTTCAATTACCCATTACGTGATCAATCAAACATGTCAGACATTATAATTACATTCCATTAATTGCACCACATTCAATTGGCaaagaaaaattatgatttcGGCTTATCTTATAGGTGATATGCTTCTTAAATAAAGACATATACCTTTGTAGCTAGATAAATTCATATAACAACTCCAATACTATACTTTCTCTATTTTTataccttttaaaaaataattaactaaggatataataagtaaaaaaaatattctttcttGATTCGTCTTTGTCGAAATCATTTGACACAAAATTTCTCTGAAAGAAATTTTTGTCATTTGAATAtctttgatatatatttatatatttttaatctgCTCCTCTTTGaagacatattttattttttaaaaaaatatttctttataagtgtaaatttcaaaattgataAGTTTGATAgttaaatcaatattttatctaatttttttaaaaaacaagtataagggaaaattccaaaattaataattttacgATTAgataactatttaaaataaattcttgAAATTTATTCTCGAGATCTATGACCCAAAGTCTACTTATTATGAAGgcgaaaataaaattgaaatgatcTAACAAACTCCTGTACTTATACAAGTTTGTATTATGAAATgttctatttaaatttttactaaCTAGGCTCTTAACTCAATCAAAAGAAGATttctaaaggaaaaattatgttaatacacagtttattttatcataatctctaaaattttctatcatttgtaaaaattacaataatctCTACTCTCTTCTATTCTCAGATACATCACTTTACGCTATGTATCGGTCGGATACATCACTTATACATAAAATATGGGAACGTACGTGATGTATTAAGATGTATTAGAAATCGAGACGCAATGTATCATGACTTTGAGAGATGTATTATAAATTAGGACGCAATGTATTGGGACATTTTGAGATGTATACTGTCACGGCCTAAACTGTCGTGATTAACACTCACAATATCCTCCGATGAGAGAACCATTACTACAACCCAACCAAACAATACTAATCAAAAGACAAACATTTAAAGATGTGGAAACATGTtcaaataatcaatttaaaagCCGAGTTCTCATAAACTCAGtaagttataaaaaaacaaacacaaaCAAACAGAAATTTAACCCTTAAAATCCGAAAGTCATTGTATcaaaactttttaattaaacGATATAAGATAAAGGGATGCAATCATAAACAACTAAATATAAAGTAAAGAGTCTAAAAGGTCTAAGTCTGAAGTAAATGGACTAAGATCTTAGAAAAATACATGGTAGTCTGAAGGAACTGGCTCACCCTTGATCTCGACAAGTCAATGATCTCCTAGTTGAGATTTTCAAAGATGTCACGTACTCAACATAGAAAGAGCATATGCAATATCAGTACACAAACCAACGGTATACTGGTATGATCAAATGACCTTTTTAGTAAGTGCGACATACACAAGTAACTACAACATAGTAAACCACACATACACAAAAAGAATAACAATATACCATTTCATGCTCAATATATCAGTTTCACAATATCAATCTCAAATGTAATAGTCAATAATTGTTCTGTCATAGAACTCACACTCAAATTGTTAGcatgtcgaaacgtgacacccgatccgaTCAACCACAATCACAAACACAATCAACACCGCAATGGTTCACAAAtagttatttcattaatttgtttcatcttttcgtATTCACCTACGTGCATGAATACAATTAGAGTAGTTAGCAGACATATATAACACAAACGAAAAATCAAACCATCACTTACCTCGAAACTAAGCTTAAATATTATTAACTTGAGTTTTCCCTTTCCGGAGTCTCTTAGCTTGTTCTTGATTCTAAAACAAGTAATTCATGCAAAGGATCAATAATAGTGCCTAGTTTATCCGGgttatatacaaatacaaacccTTGGCCAATTGCAAAGGATAAATAACAAAGATAATAAGTTTTAAGAAACAATTTACGAATTAGGGGAGTAATTGACTTACCTTTAGcgcaaaaataagtgaaatataAGAAGAATTAGCCGTAGGTCGCCCTTTTGCTCTCCAAGAATGAAGTTTGTTGGAAATAACATTTTTGAGACTTTTCCCATTTTTACTTGCGATTGGCCCGCTATGGCGGAAATAATCCTACAGTGGCAGGGTTTCACAAAGAGACTCAAAACTTGTGTTCCAAGTCTCCATTTCACAACATACCCTCAAACCTTAATGTTCGAAAATCATCCTTTCGCGCTAAGATCAATTACGGGAGTTCTACCGTCCGAATTCGATTTCATAAAACTGTACAAATTCCTTATCGTCTTGAGTCTTGACTATCCACTCAAATGATCAAAGTCATAATCAAACCTTCAATCCATTACCAGATTACCCTAGACCTCACCTGACTCAGATTTCGTTCAAGTCTAGCATAGGTAGGAAATTTACAAGTTACTACTCCTGAGTTTTTTGGCCAAATTCCTTCCCCATTGATTTATCCATAATGATGGAAACAAGCGTTTACATATGCCGattatacaaaaatttaaaggaTTTTGTAACTGAAAAAGATTAGAGATCATATGTAATTTGCTCTCAACACTAAGATTTTtgtaaaagttatatttttaaaccCTTACTACCGTGTAGTTCACTCGTCAATGTCACATCAAATTCACGTCACCTTAATTAATAATATGTCATAATTATCTTCATTAAGTATTGTTAGAATTATTgactaaaatattaaataaaatgtaaaatgataaaatgtTAACTCCAAATAGCCGCATCCAAAATCCAATCGTCGCCActcctctttctctctctccatTTCCATTGTAATATAGCTAGAACCCATCAGTATCCTCGTTCTCCTCTCAATTGTCTTCCTTTCTCTGCACCACCAACGTTCCCTTGCGAACCACCAGAGACCACCTCTCCTCACCATCCTCTCAACGTACCAGCATGCCCCCAACAAACCCCTCGTTGCCTTACATTCTGGCAAAAATGGGTCCAACTAATGTTGTCTCACTCCAATGCGATAGGGATTGACTATGAACTTCATCGAGCACTCATGCGTGAagaagatttatttttaaaatttgttattttattcttttataattttaatattttaaatttaaatatgatattCAATTGCCACGTGTGTGATCACACATTCTTGCCAAATCAATCATCTGAATATCACACAGATATAATGAATGATCAAAAGAATTTGATATATTGTGCTTTAAAATACATACCTATTTAGATTtgcgaaaaaaaaaaaacaaagaaaataaacagTAAGGTGTAAATTACAACTACGTATTTACCTGGCTACTTACCTTGCAAATTACTCTTTATGGTCAGTTTGTATAAAAGCCCTTCTTCTCCCATTGAAAAACCCTCACTGTCCCCTGCTACTCTCCTGCTCCGGCGGTGAATTTTGAACAACAAAAGAAGTACACAAGCTGCCGCAGCTCCGGTAGCAATGTCGACAGGCTTTTCATTCTCCTCTTCTACTTCACCCTTCTCTTTCTCTTCAAATCCGTCTTTTTCCACCACCCCCTCTGTCACCGCTACCACATCCGCTTCCGGTTCTTCCCCATTTTCCTCGCCCTTCGCAAACCCTAACCCCACCTCCTCTGCTCCTTCTTTTGGCTTCGGTACATCTACTACTTCAGCCTCTTCTGCTCCTTCttttggcttcggttcatctaCTACTTCAGCCTCTTCTGCTCCTCCTTTTGGTTTCGGCTCTAATACCGGTGCTTCTACACCGTCATTTGGGTTTTCATCTAGTGCTGCTTCTGGTTCCAGTCCCCAACCAACTCTATTTGGATCTTCTTCCGGTTCGGCTGCAACTTCAAACCTATTCGGATCATCTTCCGGGTCGGGTACAACGACGAATCTCTTCGGATCCACTACATCTGCAAGTGGTTCGCCATTGTTTGGGGCGAATTCAGCTAGCGCCGCTGCCAATTCATCCCCTTTTGGGTCTTCACCTTTCGGGTCGTCAGGTACGCCCTCGCCGGGTTTGTTTGGGTCCAGTTCGGCTGCTGGTTCAAGTTCGGGCTTGGGCTTGCTTGGTTCTTCTCCGTTTTTATCATCAACTGCTGCTTCTACTGGAAATGCAGCATCTAGTGCTAGTACAACTCCATTTTCTTCATCTCCATTTGGGTCTTCTTCTTCAGCATCATCTTCACCTTTTGGATCATCTTCAACAGCCCCTTCATTTGGTTTTCCGTCATCAGCGGCCTCACTTTCGTTCCAGTCGGCGTCAAATTCAGCTTCTTCTTCACCTGGACTTTCGTTTGCCAGCTCGGCAGCTGCCAgttccttttcttcttcatctgcATTTTCTTTCCCTGGTGCTTCACCCGCAAGTTCAGCTTCTTCTGCACCGGGATTTTCATTGTTAAGTACTTCAACCACCACTTCAGTATCTTCTGCACCGGGATTTTCGCTTGCTGCTGCATCAACTTGTTCTGCAGTCTCCTCACCAGCATTTTCATTTTCGACCTCGAGCTCAGCAGCATCAGGTCCAGCATGTTCATTATCAACGCCAACGCCGAGTGCAGCATCACCTGCACCTTCATTCTCTTTTTCCATGCCTGCTGCGGCTTCGTCATCCCCATCACCTTTTTCAGCTTCTACTACTTTGTCATTTTCGGTTGCAAAAGGGACTGTAAGCTCTGTAACAGCTTCTGCTGCTTCTTCAAGTGCTCCGGTGTCTAAACCTGCCAGTACTGGGTTTTCAATTTCTTCATCGCCTTTGTTTTCAACTGTTACTACCCCCACCAGCATTTCTACAACCGCAGCTGCTACTGGAGCTTCTTCTACGACTAGCGGGACTGGTTTATCTCTGACATTTCCTGCACCCACTTCTTCAGCTTCAACGACTAGTGCTGTTGATACATCTCCGATTGCTGGGTTTGGCACCTCTGCCCAATCTACAGGTTTTTCATTGTCTAGCAAAGCATCTGCACCAGCTTTATCCTCACAGCCTCAATCAACTGCGGCTGTGCCAAGCTTTGGTAAGGTTTACTCATACCCTGTTTGAATATTGTGTTATATCATATGATAATTAAACTTGATTATTGAATGGAATATAGTGACCGGCATACTTTAATGGAGCTTTGATTGGTTAATGAAGTGAAGGTTGTTGTGACTTTTTTCATTGATTGCAAAGGGAAGCCCATACCCATAAAGGTGGCTTAATCATCCATGACAACGATTTTCTTCTGCTGTATTTAACATTCCCTTGTGAGAGAAGTGAATGTTTTGCTAATTGTCAAGAGAAAATGTAGTTAGAGGCCATATTATTGAGGTGATATTCAGTGCTAATTTCCCcttcataaaaaaaagataattgagTACAAAttcctctcttttcttttcaggGACTTTTTATAACTTAGTACAAAGTTTCTCAGATATTGCTAACTATTGTTTTAGGTGATTGAGATAAAGATGTTCAAATTTGACAGGTTAGCAATTTATTTAAACAGCAAGTTAAAATGTTAGAGCTCCTTCCTAATAGGAAAGATATTCTATAGTAAGATCATGCTGAAGAAGGAAAGAGTCTGAGAATTTGACTATGATATAGAGTTGTCTAGCCTATAAAGTTGCTCCTATAGTAAAGCTGGGAAGCATCCAGTAGGTGACGAGCTGCTAAGTGTCCATAGTACTGTGGTTGTCTGCTAGATGTACTAGCCAATAGCCATAGTCCCTGCTAAGTGTACTGTGCCTTCTTTAAGTGAATTGGTTCTGTTGATATGAAGTCCATACAGCAGTTGTGGAAATAAACAATCCAGCCATGCTGCAATAGGCCCAAATGAGCGTCTGTTGAGTGTTGAGTTTGAGGTTGTTGCTGGAGAGAATGGGAGCTTGAAGCAGTTTGAAACTCTCTGCTGACATGAATGACTTAAGTTTACCTCCATATCACTCTTAAC comes from Solanum pennellii chromosome 1, SPENNV200 and encodes:
- the LOC107030636 gene encoding LOW QUALITY PROTEIN: carotenoid cleavage dioxygenase 7, chloroplastic (The sequence of the model RefSeq protein was modified relative to this genomic sequence to represent the inferred CDS: substituted 1 base at 1 genomic stop codon), which translates into the protein MDLXFVSLPPNSKTKAKMQAKACHNINNIPPKLLPPAKLPSTVAMSPSQLTLPSHVARAITITTSPTHEVYTPEIDDTVTAYWDYQFLFVSQRSEATEPVSLRVVEGSIPSDFPSGTYYLTGPGLFADDHGSTVHPLDGHGYLRTFEIDGSTGQVKFMARYIETEAQTEERDPVSGKWRFTHRGPFSVLKGGKMVGNTKVMKNVANTSVLQWGGRLFCLWEGGDPYEIDSKTLNTLGKYELIKNSDQVLEDKKISHSDFLDVAAQILKPILYGVFKMSPKRLLSHYKIDTRRNRLLIMSCNAEDMLLPRSNFTFYEFDSNFQLLQSQEFEIPDHLMIHDWAFTDTHYILFGNRIKLDIPGSMTAVCGLSPMISALSVNPSKSTSPIYLLPRFPNNNVERDWRKPIEAPSQIWVLHVGNAFEEIDEQNGNLNIQIQASGCSYQWFNFQKMFGYDWQSGKLDPSMMNVEEGEEKLLPHLVQVCINLDKKGNCTKCSVNDLNPKWNKAADFPAMNPEFSGRKNRYIYAATCTGSRQALPHFPFDTVVKLNAVDKSVQKWSAGRRRFIGEPVFIPRGTNKEDDGYLLVVEYAVSTQRCYLVILDAQKIGEKNEVVARLEVPRHLNFPLGFHGFWAPTNSSLANLQKIESKCKNSWSMMKDNMVKLGQ
- the LOC107006568 gene encoding nuclear pore complex protein NUP62; translated protein: MSTGFSFSSSTSPFSFSSNPSFSTTPSVTATTSASGSSPFSSPFANPNPTSSAPSFGFGTSTTSASSAPSFGFGSSTTSASSAPPFGFGSNTGASTPSFGFSSSAASGSSPQPTLFGSSSGSAATSNLFGSSSGSGTTTNLFGSTTSASGSPLFGANSASAAANSSPFGSSPFGSSGTPSPGLFGSSSAAGSSSGLGLLGSSPFLSSTAASTGNAASSASTTPFSSSPFGSSSSASSSPFGSSSTAPSFGFPSSAASLSFQSASNSASSSPGLSFASSAAASSFSSSSAFSFPGASPASSASSAPGFSLLSTSTTTSVSSAPGFSLAAASTCSAVSSPAFSFSTSSSAASGPACSLSTPTPSAASPAPSFSFSMPAAASSSPSPFSASTTLSFSVAKGTVSSVTASAASSSAPVSKPASTGFSISSSPLFSTVTTPTSISTTAAATGASSTTSGTGLSLTFPAPTSSASTTSAVDTSPIAGFGTSAQSTGFSLSSKASAPALSSQPQSTAAVPSFGVPSTTSATATTSAAQTSSPLTVASSSGTTSTSTVVATSTPKLPSEITGKSVEEIIKEWNAELQERTAKFRKQANAIAEWDRRILQNRDILLKLESEVAKVVETQGSLERQLELIETHQEEVDKALQSMEEEAERIYKDERGVILDDEAAATRDAMYEQAEFVEREMEKMTEQIKSIINTFNACQGGELEATDGMTPLDVVVRILNNQLSSLMWIDEKTEEFSSRIQKLASEAPAANRESTAPKLWLTR